A section of the Chryseobacterium scophthalmum genome encodes:
- the ychF gene encoding redox-regulated ATPase YchF, with the protein MKCGIVGLPNVGKSTLFNCLSNAKAQSANYPFCTIEPNLGTVSVPDQRLFELEKLVNPERVLPAVVEIVDIAGLVKGASKGEGLGNQFLANIRECEAIIHVLRCFDNGNIIHVEGSVDPLRDKEIIDIELQLKDMETVGKAVDKAKKFIKSGKKEDLLTYETLQNLQKHLEDGRNAREFAMDDFAKSIIGEVQLLTNKPVLYVCNVDENSIKNGNEWIAKIDEMAKSEGAETVVLAAQIEADINELETFEEREIFLEELGLTEPGVNRLIRKAYDLLKLQTYFTAGVKEVRAWTIGQGWTAPQAAGVIHTDFEKGFIRAEVIRYNDYVTYGSEAKVKEAGKLSVEGKEYIVQDGDVMHFRFNV; encoded by the coding sequence ATGAAATGTGGAATCGTAGGCTTACCGAATGTAGGTAAATCAACTCTTTTTAACTGCTTAAGCAATGCTAAAGCGCAGTCTGCCAATTATCCTTTCTGTACAATCGAACCGAACTTAGGAACGGTTTCTGTACCGGATCAGAGATTATTTGAGCTTGAAAAACTGGTAAATCCTGAAAGAGTTTTGCCTGCTGTTGTAGAGATCGTAGATATTGCTGGTCTTGTAAAAGGAGCAAGTAAAGGAGAAGGTTTAGGAAACCAGTTCTTGGCAAACATTCGTGAGTGTGAAGCGATTATTCATGTTTTAAGATGTTTCGATAACGGAAATATTATCCACGTTGAAGGTTCTGTAGATCCTTTAAGAGATAAAGAAATTATCGATATCGAACTTCAGTTAAAAGATATGGAAACAGTGGGTAAAGCTGTTGATAAAGCGAAGAAGTTTATCAAATCTGGTAAGAAAGAAGATCTATTGACATACGAGACACTTCAAAATCTTCAGAAACATCTTGAAGATGGTAGGAATGCAAGAGAATTTGCGATGGATGATTTTGCAAAATCAATCATTGGTGAAGTTCAGCTTTTGACTAATAAGCCGGTTCTTTACGTTTGTAATGTGGATGAAAATTCAATCAAAAACGGAAACGAGTGGATCGCAAAAATTGATGAAATGGCGAAAAGCGAAGGTGCTGAAACAGTAGTTTTGGCAGCTCAGATCGAGGCTGATATCAATGAACTTGAAACTTTCGAAGAAAGAGAGATCTTCTTGGAAGAATTAGGTCTTACAGAACCTGGAGTAAACCGTTTGATCAGAAAAGCTTACGATTTATTAAAGCTTCAGACGTATTTTACAGCAGGTGTAAAAGAAGTAAGAGCTTGGACAATCGGACAAGGTTGGACTGCTCCTCAAGCTGCAGGAGTAATTCACACAGATTTCGAAAAAGGTTTTATCCGTGCGGAAGTAATCAGATACAACGATTATGTAACGTATGGCTCTGAAGCAAAAGTAAAAGAAGCTGGAAAGCTTTCTGTAGAAGGTAAAGAATACATCGTTCAGGACGGTGATGTAATGCACTTCAGATTTAATGTTTAA